The Penaeus monodon isolate SGIC_2016 chromosome 13, NSTDA_Pmon_1, whole genome shotgun sequence genome contains a region encoding:
- the LOC119579903 gene encoding ATP-dependent RNA helicase DHX30-like: MIFNSIRKNMFPQLKEGEIGEGHRGSSVAESSVHWKLQIGESVGFHVRLHYQRLREQGGVMFCTTGMLLQGLHSNPTLKGVSHVIVDEVHERSLQKYFEAEEATVIKVPGALSAQDITAGFSNEPGSQPFINYDLVVDVIKSIQNSRPPGAILCFLPGWQDIRTVQARLTEDKKLESKLWVLPLHSRLSSSDQEQIFEEAPEGRRKVVLATNLAETSLTVQDVIYVVDTGCHKEHRYDPRKNLSILANHWISRANSQQRAGRAGRVQPGEVFHLYSLKIHNNMDPFPVPEIMRIPLEHVILQCKAHCGDESMLSFLSEGLSVPSRRLISKAVSTLEDLGMLKILDQGATENSQHWASRCALLHSSSFIKGTCLCFFIQVSESSPQNYCQSDKWPRHFPEQH; encoded by the exons atgatatttaatagCATTAGGAAGAATATGTTTCCACAACTGAAGGAAGGGGAAATCGGTGAGGGTCACAGAGGCTCATCGGTGGC TGAATCATCAGTTCATTGGAAATTACAGATAGGTGAGAGCGTAGGATTTCATGTCCGCCTGCATTACCAGCGTCTTCGAGAACAGGGAGGTGTCATGTTCTGTACAACAGGTATGCTTCTCCAAGGTCTGCACTCCAATCCAACTCTTAAGGGAGTGTCACATGTGATAGTGGATGAAGTTCATGAACGCTCA TTGCAGAAATATTTTGAGGCAGAAGAGGCAACTGTAATTAAAGTCCCTGGAGCACT ATCAGCTCAAGATATTACAGCTGGATTCTCTAATGAACCAGGTTCACAACCCTTTATCAACTATGATCTGGTTGTTGATGTGATTAAATCTATACAGAACTCCAGGCCACCTGGTGCTATTCTGTGCTTCTTACCTGGATGGCAGGATATCCGGACAGTTCAGGCACGACTAACTGAAGATAAGAAGTTAGAAAGTAAGCTGTGGGTGTTGCCCCTTCATTCAAGGTTGTCCTCAAGTGACCAAGAGCAGATTTTTGAAGAAGCACCAGAAGGTCGTCGCAAAGTTGTATTGGCTACAAACTTGGCTGAGACCAGCCTGACAGTCCAAGATGTAATATATGTTGTGGACACAGGTTGCCACAAAGAGCATAG ATATGACCCAAGGAAAAATTTAAGCATATTAGCCAACCACTGGATCTCACGGGCTAATAGCCAGCAGCGGGCCGGAAGGGCAGGACGAGTTCAGCCAGGAGAAGTGTTCCACCTCTACTCCTTGAAAATCCATAACAACATGGACCCCTTTCCTGTCCCTGAGATCATGAGGATCCCTCTGGAGCATGTTATTCTCCAGTGTAAG GCACATTGTGGAGATGAAAGTATGCTTAGCTTTCTCTCAGAAGGATTGAGTGTTCCATCACGACGGCTTATTTCCAAGGCTGTTTCCACACTTGAGGACCTAGGAATGTTGAAAATCCTTGATCAAGGAGCCACAGAGAACTCACAGCATTGGGCGTCGCGTTGTGCACTTCTCCACTCCTCCTCATTTATCAAAGGCACTTGTCTATGCTTCTTTATTCAA GTGTCTGAGTCCAGTCCTCAAAATTACTGCCAGTCTGACAAGTGGCCGAGACATTTTCCTGAACAACATTGA